Below is a genomic region from Papio anubis isolate 15944 chromosome 14, Panubis1.0, whole genome shotgun sequence.
ATGGATATTAAGCACTTGACACTtactttttttccattgtttgttttttttgagatagagtctcactttgtcgcccagcttactgcagtagtgtgatctcggctcactgcaacctctgcttcccagggtcaagcaattctcctgccttaacctcctgaatagctgggattacaggtgtgcgccgccatgcccggctaatttttatatttttagtagagatggggtttcaccatgttgatcaggctggtttcgagctcctgacctcatgattcaccctcctcggcctcccaaagtgctgagtattacaggcatgagccactgtgccctgtagTACTTGATACTTTGTTTGGAATCTTTATAGCCAACCTCGAGATAGGTACtattactatttccattttatagatttagAAATAGGAACTGGTTAAATAATCTAGTTAGTGAGCATTGGACtaagattcaaactcaggaaCTCAGTTTTTATTCACTATACTGTGTCTTGTTTGTATGCTACATACTGTGGTTTACTGTATAACCTTCTTGCACAGGCCTTTTTGTGGACACTTCATTTCACAGGGCTGACTAACCACCTCACCATGgctctttttcccctttccagATCCATTAATGAGATGAAGCGGTTAGAAGAAATGTCAAATATGTTTCAGAGCTCTGGAGTCCAGCACCACCCTCCAGAACCAAAAGCCCAAACAGAAGGGAATGAAGATTCAGAGGGCAAAGAGCAACCTTGGGAAATGGTGATGGATAAGAAACACTTTAAGCTGTGGCGGCGCccaattacaggcacccacctttACCAGTACCGAGGTGAGCCCAGTTTGGCTCTCTTTTGGGTTCCATAGTTGCCCAGGTGCTTGGGACTTCTGTTCTTCATACTTCTCTAAACTGTTCTGgttgtttctcagaaaatttgcCATGgtcttttgtttattgtttttcttctcgCAGACGACAGATGTCTCAGTGTTGTCTTTGCTTAGATcacctttgtctttctttgttgcccCACTATGACTTGTAGTTTCTGAACCTGCCTTTAAGATCTCTTAGTACTTTAGAACTGAAACGCCGCTAGGTGATAGAAACAAGGCAAGTGACTGGAGTATGGCAAGCATCTCTTATTCTTTCTTGTCATTCTAGTTTTTGGAACTTACACAGATGTGACACCTCGGCAGTTCTTCAATGTTCAGGTGAGTTAATTTTTCTCTCCAGATTTGGAGCCTCCTGGCATATCAGTTGCTACTGTCTACATGAGTAATTTATCTGACTCAGGTGACATTGGCTTCAGTAcatccatctatctacctatctacctgTCATCCCACATTGCATAGCGTTTAGGTACACATTTGACTTAGACTTTCTTTATCTGGCCCATGGGGATGAGATCAGTTTTACCCTCTCACAGGACTGTTGGGAATATCAGAGAGAGGAATGGATATGAatactttaatgtatttttatgaggCTTTATTGTTTTTCCCCCAAACAACTTGAGAGTAAGTTACATACGTCATAGCCCTTTATTCGTAAATTCTTCCAGTGTGTGTTTCCTAAAACTAGccatatgccatattttcttaagtAACCATGACACCATTATTGAAATCAGTAAATTTAACACTGATGCAACACTTCACATAGTCTTCTGTTTGTATTCCAGTTTTATCAGTCGAGTCAGTAATGTCCTTTATAGCATTTTCCGCTTCAGTACAGATATAGTCAGGATTGTATTTAGTTGTCGCATCTCTTTAACCTCAAATCAAGAACATTTCCACAgtggaaattttttctttctttcctctccctgagACGGGgtcctgctgtgtcacccaggcggagtgcagtggtctgaccGTGTCTTGCTGCAGCCTTTGCTTCCTGgacctaagtgatcctcccgcctcagcttccaggcctacaggcatgcgccaccacacttggctaattaaaaattttttttcctagagacagggtctccctttgtctcctaggctgggcttgagctcctgggcccaagtgatcctcctgccttggcctcccaaagtgctggggttacaggtgtgagccactgtgctggcccaATGTTTATTTCATAAAGATGAAGAGTATCTGTTCAAAGACTGCTCTCCTCCTTGTAGGGgaggatgtttttaaaaatgacgCAGGGAGGTGGGATCGCCCAgagttctaaaagaaaaattttttctttctggaattttcattCGTTTTGCCAGACTTCCGATAACTACTTCGTTGGTTATAACATTCACTCTAACATGCCAGTGCCCTTTCCCTGAGGCCCTGGATCTTGTTAATTTGTAGTgaatttttgttggttttatgtATATGGTATATCTGTCTTAATTTGAAATTCTTCAGTTACTAGTGATgccagaagtttaaaaaaatgtgctacttgcatttttatgtgtgtgaGGTGTCTACTACCACTTTGGACTTTTCgttgtttaaaactttttagaATTATCTTACCCTTATACATTCATATCAACATTCATATCACTGTATATTATTTTTCCCCAGATGtgtctgttaaaatattttgttacactTTTCCTTGGTTTATCTTTTTAAGATTCACATTCAGTATAATGACATTAGCCTGTATAAAGTGATTTTGAAAGAATCATCTGTAGTAAACAGCCGTGTGTCTCACACTCTGGCACTCTGTGAGGTCAGATTACCCTCTCCTTGTAATAAGGTTACTGGATCAGAAACCAAAGCATCTGGAAAGCTTTCTGCATTTTGTTTTGGGTCTTCTTGGGTCTTCAtggtcttttctctttctacagCTGGACACAGAGTATAGAAAAAAATGGGATGCCCTGGTGATCAAGCTGGAGGTGATTGAGAGGGATGTGGTTAGTGGTTCCGAGGTTCTTCACTGGGTAACCCATTTTCCTGTGAGTATTtttacttctgattttatttctgtccAGGTATGTGTGATGCAGAACACTAATCCTGCCCCTCCATTTCTTTAGTATCCAATGTACTCACGGGATTATGTTTATGTTCGGCGGTATAGTGTGGATCAGGAAAACAACATGATGGTGTTGGTGTCGCGGTATGTATGGCTGCCTATGACTCTTGCCGAGTTCCTTTAGCTGTGGCCTTCATTCCTATGTACCTGAGTTTGCATATTCTTAGTGCCCTGATGAGTCTCCCACAGGCTTCCCTGCAGCCAATGCCCCTTCCATCCAGCTGGAAGATGAGGGGGCTCTGACTGTCTAGGAAGAATGGAGAGATACAAGCTTTTAGTTAAACTGTTTTTGGGTTATTTAATGTTGGTAATTAAAAGAAGTGCTGTTGTTTTTGACCCACAGCCTAGTGAGCCATAAATTACCAAAGGAACtcacttcatttttaattaattcatttgtttattttagaggcagggtttcacagtgtggtccaggctggtcttggactcctggcctcaagtgatcttcctgtcttggcctcccagtgttgggattataggcatgagccaccacatctggccttcaCTTCATTTTTAGAACTTAGTTTGTATTTATTCGTCTTAGTGACTcctttgttttgtgtatttaaaaaaatcagagccaGCTTTTTAGGCCTTCCCCTTAACTCAACTCCCCTGTTGTTTTATATATAGACATTACTAAGAGTttgcttctcctttcctccttacCAGTGCTGTGGAGCATCCGAGTGTGCCAGAGTCTCCAGAATTCGTCAGGGTCAGATCATATGAGTCCCAAATGGTTATCCGTCCCCACAAGTCATTTGATGAGGTGAGTTTTACCTCATCCCAGAAATAATATGTCATGGCTGTGGAATATTCTCAAGGGATGTCTTATCTGAATTAGGGAGGAGGGGGTGTGGCCCAGGAGCAGTTCTCAGGGGAGTCTGATGCTACTGGTCTGGGAACCATTTTTGGGGAACTCCCGATGTAGGTGATGTACCTGGAAGATCCCCAAGGACAAGGTAGTGGCAATCCATTGGTTCCCTCGTATCTGAGAGACAGTTAAAATAATCATAACCACTGACGCGTTAGCCGGTATCAGCAGCATTCTTCAGGAACTAGAGTGAGTACCTTCTGTCAGCAGTTCACCACAGTGGGCAGAGCACTGGATGGAAACTTCTCTGGATTTCTGCTTCCTTGCCAGAGAAATGGGAAGGTTGGATTCTGCTGTGTGCcttctttaaaattctgtgactttggccgggcgctgtggctcaagcctgtaatcccagcacttgggaggccgagacgggcggatcacgaggtcaggagatcgagaccatcctggctaacatggtgaaaccccgtctctactaaaaaatacaaaaaactagccggcgaggtggcagcgcctgtagtcccagctactcgggaggctgaggcaggagaatggcgtgaacccgggaggcggagcttgcagtgacctgagatccggccactgcactccagcctgggcggcagagcgagactccgtctcaaaaaaaaaaaaaaattctgtgactttatttgaaaagAGTACTTATTTCAGCCTAATGatgtgttttgtgtttatttttgatctttttaaaCGAAATCTCCATTGAGAGTATAGATATTGATGCTAGTAGCTTCTGGTTTTAGTTCCACTTCACTTTATAATGGCTTTGTTTCTCCCTATTGCTTGTGTTTGATTTAGAGCTATATAGACTGTGTTCTTTAGTGTAGTTTTCTTATTCTCATCAAGTTGTTTTATTTATACTCAAGGACTTGAGTTGgtccttgtaaaaaaaaaaaaaaaaaatggagacgatagagagaggaaagcaggaaggGCACTGGGGTTAGAAGACATGATTCAAGCAAAAACAAAGATAGGAATGAGCCAGGTATGCACTCAGAGACTCACATGCTTAGAAAGGAAGGTAGAAGTTAGGGAGAAGTATAAATTGCATTGACTGTGTACTGAGGGTACTCAAAAACCACGTAGCTGTGTTTGGATTTGCCAAATGGGAATTAGATCTTTGAGCCAAGGTAGGGGGTTTTTATCATGGAAAATTTGAAATACATACAAAAGATACAGAAGTAGAAGAGTATAATGAACCCTATGTATCCGTCTCCAGCTCCAGTTATCAACTCATGGCCCAAATTGTTTTATctcagcctgtaatctcagctactcgggaagccgaggcaggagaatcgcttgaacccgggaggtggaggttgtggtgagccgagattgcgccgttgcactccagcctgggcaacaagagcgaaactccatctcaaaaaaaaaaaagataaaaaaggtcttgctctgtcacccaggctggagtgcagtggctcaatctgtgctcactgcaacctcatctgtgttcagtgcagcctctgcctcccggttcaaacgattctcctgcctcagactcccaagtaactgggattacaggcgcgtaccaccacacccagctaattttttttaacttttagtagagatgggatttcactgtgctggccaggctggtctcgaactccagtcctcaagtaatctgcctgccttgggctcccaaagtgctgggatgataaggcatgagccaccatgcccagccaacacccaattttttttttttttttgagacggagtctcgctctgttgcccaggctggagtgcagtggcttgatcttggctcactgcaacctctgcctcccaggttcaagcaattcttgtgcctcagcctcccgagtagctgggactacaggtgtgtaccgcTGTGGcgggctactttttgtatttttggtagagacggggtttcaccatgttggccaggcttgtcttgaactcttgacctcaggtgatctgccggcctcggcctcccagagtgctgggattataggcgtgagccaccatgcccagcctaacacGCAAAGTTTTTCTTGGGAGCTGGTCACTTAGTGCTGTCTGCTTAGCACATACCAGAATTCCAAACCCCTAAAAGCAAAGCCTGTGTTCAGCATAAACCACGTTGTTAGCGTAGTCTACGCACAGGGAGCCACCCTTATCAGCTGACTGTTGAGTGGGAGTCCAGTTGGCCCAGGGTCAACATTGCAAGGAGGTCTTTCTGTGGATAGTCTCTCAGGCCTTCAGTGTTAACTGCAcagggtgaaaaaagaaaatgacaccgCCTGCTCCAGAATCAGATCACAGTTACTCTGTGGTACTGGATATGGAGGTCGTGGTGGGTGATTCAGGGATcttcatttttgctgtttttcttttccagaatggcTTTGACTACTTACTGACATACAGTGACAATCCCCAAACGGTGTTTCCTCGCTACTGTGTTAGTTGGATGGTTTCCAGTGGTAAGTAAGGGCAAGTATACAGGGCCTGGAAGCTGGGTtgagcattttgtttttctctatttcctattGGGGAAATAAAACGTCTCTtctggttcctttttatttttcccctgagacagtctcactgtcgcctaggctggagtgcagcagcatgatctcgggtcactgcaacctccacct
It encodes:
- the STARD7 gene encoding stAR-related lipid transfer protein 7, mitochondrial is translated as MFPRRLLAAWLAGARGGGLLALLANQCRFVTGLRVRRAQQIAQLYGRLYSERSRRVLLGRLWRRLHGRPGHASALMAAFAGVFVWDEERIQEEELQRSINEMKRLEEMSNMFQSSGVQHHPPEPKAQTEGNEDSEGKEQPWEMVMDKKHFKLWRRPITGTHLYQYRVFGTYTDVTPRQFFNVQLDTEYRKKWDALVIKLEVIERDVVSGSEVLHWVTHFPYPMYSRDYVYVRRYSVDQENNMMVLVSRAVEHPSVPESPEFVRVRSYESQMVIRPHKSFDENGFDYLLTYSDNPQTVFPRYCVSWMVSSGMPDFLEKLHMATLKAKNMEIKVKDYISAKPLEMSSEAKATSQSSERKNEGSCGPAQIEYA